The sequence CTCGATGCTGCGCCCGCGGCGTTCTTCGCGCACCCGACGCTGCGCCTGGCCGGACCGATGCTGCGCATGATCGACCGCATCGAAGGCGTCTGGCCCGAAGGCGGCGCCGCCGGCCTTGGCCAGATCCGCGCGGTCAAGGACGTCGACCCGGATGAGTGGTTCTTCAAGGCGCATTTCTTCCAGGACCCGGTGCAGCCGGGGTCGCTCGGTCTGGAGGCGATGCTGCAGGCACTGCAGGCGCTGCTGCTGCATCAGGACGCCGGAGCTGGCATGGTGGCGCCCCGCTTCGAAAGCATCGCGCTCGACCACATGCATTCCTGGAAATATCGCGGTCAGGTATTGCCGCATCACCGGCAGGTGCACACCACGCTCGAGATCACCGCGCGTGGTCACGATGCGCGTGGCGAGTACGCGTTCGCGGATGCCAGCCTGTGGGTCGACGGCCAGCGCATCTACGAGGCCAGCGGCCTCGGCGTACGTGTCGTTGCCGGCGCGGGCTGAGCAACGTGGCGCTGCAGCTGCAAGTCATGCGCATCGCCGAAGTGTTGCCACGGTTGCCGGCCGAGACGTCTGCCTGGTTGTCGCCGAGCGAGCAGGAACGCCTCGCCGGACTGCGCGTACCGGCGCGGCGCGACCAGTATCTGGCCGGACACTGGCTGGCGCGCGAGCAGTTGTCCGCGTTCGCCGGTGCAGATCCCGCGAGCTGGCGGTTGCAGGAACGCCCCAGCCTGCCGCCGGCGGTGATCGGGCACGAGGCGGCGCTGCAGCTCTCGCTCAGCCACAGCGGCGACTGGATCGCCGCCGCCGTCGCCGATGCCGCGATCGGCATCGACCTCGAACAACGCCGCCCGCGCGAAGCCCTGCATCGCTTCGAAGAACTGCTGCTGGCCGCGGGCGAGACTCCGGGAACACTCGACAACGACGCCCTGCTGCAACGCTGGGTCGCCAAGGAAGCCTGGATCAAACGCGAGCACGGCAGTGCCCTGCCCGAACACCTGGCCGCGATCCGCCTGCATCACGCCGAGCCCACCACCGCCGACATACGCTTGTGGAGTGGCGCCGACTTCCATATCGCACTGGCCACGCTGGCCGCGCCGACTTGGCAGATCCACTTCCCCGAGGTCATGGCCGCGAGCGGGTGGCGGGTGGGGCGGTCAGGCGGAACCGGTATCCAATCGTCAAATGCCGCTGAATCAAACACTTGAAACCGGAACTTTTGCCCTGATTAGCACTCCAATGACCCGACTGCTAACCTCGTCTCCTGAAGGAGAAGTTCGATGTCCCAAGCCCTGACCACCAGCAATTTCCCGATCCCCAGCGCCATCGGTTCGCTCGACGCCTACATCGGCGCGGTCAATCGCGTGCCGATGCTGGATGTCACCGAGGAGCAGGACCTGGCCTGGCGCGTGCGTCTCGACAACGATGTCGATGCTGCCAAGGCGCTGATCATGGCCCACCTGCGCTTCGTCGTGCATGTCGCGCGCGGCTATCAGGGCTATGGCCTTGGCATCGCCGACCTGATCCAGGAAGGCAATATCGGCCTGATGAAGGCGGTCAAGCGTTTCGATCCGGAACAAGGCGTGCGGCTGGTGTCGTTCGCGGTGCACTGGATCAAGGCCGAGATGCACGAGTTCATCCTGAAGAACTGGCGCATCGTCAAGGTCGCCACGACCAAGGCGCAGCGCAAGCTGTTCTTCAACCTGCGCAAGTCGAAGAAGCGCCTCGGCTGGTTGAACAACGAGGAAGTGAACACGGTCGCGCGTGAGTTGAAGGTCGAGCCGTCCGATGTGCGCGAGATGGAGTCGCGTCTGAATGGCCGCGACATCGGCTTCGATGCCCCGGCCAACGAGGACGACGAACATGCGCGTCCGTCGCCCGTGGCCTTCCTTGCCGATCACAGCCTGAGTCCGGATGAAGCCCTGCTCGCGCAGGATTCCGGCGATCACCAGCTGGACTTGCTGCGCGATGGCCTCGACCAACTCGACCAGCGTTCGCGCGACATCGTCAATCGTCGCTGGCTGGCCGACAACAAGGCGACGCTGCAGGAACTGGCGGACGAGTACGGCGTCTCGGCCGAGCGCATCCGCCAGGTCGAGGCGAACGCGTTCAAGAAGATCCGCGCGTTGTTCGTGGCCTGATCGCCGCCCGCATTCGCATTACCGCAACGGCCCTTCGGGGCCGTTTGCTGTTTCGGGGCGGGGCGTTGGGCGGCCACAGGGGGGCCGCCCCTACATTCGCTCGCGGCCCTCGCGTAGGGGCGGCCCCCCGTGGCCGCCCTTTGCGAACCGAGGTTCAAGACGACAACGGCAACTCCGTCTGCTTGAGCGGAATCTCGGCCTCGCCGCGGAACACGCGCTTGAACTCGGCGCGCGAGACCGAGACGTAGCGATCATTGCCGCCGATCTCGACTTGCGCGCCCTGGGTCAGCGCGCGGCCGTGTTCATCGACGCGCACCACCATCGTCGCCTTGCGACCGGTGTGGCAGATGGTCTTGATCTCGCTGATTGAGTCGGCCCAGGCCAGCAGGTACTGGCTGCCTTCGAACAGTTCGCCCTGGAAATCGGTGCGCAGGCCGTACGAGAGCGTCGGAATGTTGAGCTGGTCGACCACTTCGGTCAGTTGCCAGACCTGGGCCTTGCTCAGGAACTGCGCCTCGTCGACCAGCACGCAGTGCAGCGGACCGTACGCCTCGAGATCGCCGCGCACCAGCGTCAGCAAGTCGTCGTCGCGCTCGAAGATCACGCCATTGGCCTTGAGCCCGATGCGCGACTGCACTACGCCGCGGCCGTAGCGGTCGTCGAGCTTGGGCGTCAGGATCAGCGTGCGCATGCCGCGCTCGTGGTAGTTGTGCGCAGATTGCAGCAGCGTGGTGGTCTTGCCGGCGTTCATCGCCGAATAATAGAAATAGAGCTTGGCCATCGCTGCGTACTTGGGACTGGGCCGATGATTTTAGCAGCGCGCGTCGCCGCCGCCCGGATAGAATCCGCGCCCGCATTCCGGTTGTCCCGATGAGCCTCAATCCTGCCCAACGCGAAGCCGTCGCCGGTTGCGACGGTCCCATGCTCGTGCTCGCGGGCGCGGGTTCGGGCAAGACCCGGGTGATCGTGGAGAAGATCGCGCACCTGCTGCGCAACGGCCATCGGCCCGAAGGTATTGCCGCGATCACCTTCACCAACAAGGCGGCACGCGAGATGCGCGAGCGCGTCGGCAAGCTGATCTCGCGCGAAGCCTCGGAAGCGTTGCAGGTCTCGACCTTCCATGCGCTCGGCCTGCGCATCCTGCAGCAGGAAGCGAATCATGTCGGACTGCGTCGCGGCTTCTCGATCCTCGATGCCGAGGACGCGTTTGCACTGGTCAAGGACCTGGCGCCGGCCGGGCTGAAGCCGGACGCGCTGGAACTGCTGCGCGGGTTGATCGGCAAGGCCAAGGACAACGGGCTCGATCCGGACGAGGCGCTGGCCGCGGCACGTTCGCCGCGCGAGCTGGAGGCGGCCGAGCTCTATGCCGCCTACACGCGCCGGCTGCGCAACTTCAACGCACTCGATTTCGACGATCTGATCTTCCTGCCCGAGCGTCTGTTCGCGAACAACGACGAGGTGCGCACGCGCTGGCAGCAGAAGCTCAGCTACCTGCTGGTCGACGAATACCAGGACACCAATCGCGCCCAGTACCGCCTGCTCAAGCATCTGGTCGGCGCACGCGGCCGCTTCACCGCGGTCGGCGACGACGACCAGTCGATCTATGCCTGGCGCGGCGCCAACCCGGAGAACCTCAACGAGCTGGCGCGCGATTATCCGCAACTGAAGTTGGTCAAGCTCGAGCAGAATTACCGCTGCAGCGGCCGCATCCTGCGTGCAGCCAACGCGGTGATCGCGAACAACGCGCATCTGTTCGAGAAGAAGTTGTGGAGCGCGCATGGCGAGGGCGAATCGCTGCGCATCCTGCAATGCAAGGACGAGACCCACGAGGCCGAACGCATCGCCGCCGAGATCGCGCACCTGCAGCAGACCCGCAAGACGCCATGGAGCGACTTCGCGATCCTGTACCGCGGCAACTTCCAGTCGCGTGCGTTCGAGCAGGCCTTGCGTCTGCTGCGCGTGCCGTACCACGTCTCCGGCGGCACCGCATTCTTCGACCGCGCCGAGGTGCGCGACCTGCTCGCCTATCTGCGCGTGCTGGTGAATCCGGACGACGACAGCGCGTTCCTACGCATCGTGCAGACGCCGAAGCGCGACATCGGCACCGGCACGCTCGAGAAACTGGCCCAACTCGCGGGCTCGCGCGGGCTGTCGCTGTCGCGTGCGGCCGAGTCGATGGAGATCCACAAGCAGCTTGCGGCACGCCCGGCGTCGGCGCTGGCGAGCTTTGCCGAACAGATCAAGCGCTGGCGCATAAGCGCGACCAGCCTCGATGCGGCGGCGCTGTGCGAGAAGCTGATCCAGGAAAGTGGCTACGCCCAGCACCTGGAGTCGACGGTCAAGGATCCGGCCGCGCGTGCGCGTCGCCACGCCAACCTGCAGGAGCTGATCGACTTCCTGAAGGCGAATGGGAAAGGTCGCGATGCGCTCGGGGATCTCGCCGCGCAACTGGCCCTGCTCGGCAACCTCGACCGGGATGACAACGGCAATGCGGTGCGTCTCTCGACCTTGCACGCTTCCAAGGGATTGGAATTCCGTCACGTCTGGCTGGTCGGGCTCGAGGACGGCACCCTGCCGCACGAGGGCGCCATCAACGAGGGCCGCCTCGACGAGGAACGGCGCCTGTTCTACGTCGCGATCACCCGCGCCAAGGACACCCTGACGCTGAGCCACGCCGCGCACAAGCAGCGCTACGGCGAGCTGGTGGCGCAGAAGCCGAGCCGTTTCCTCGACGAACTTCCGGCCGCCGACGTGGTCCGTGAGGGCGACGATCCGGTCCGCGACCAGATCGAGAAGCGCGCCCGCGGCAGTGCGCACCTGGCGCGATTAGCCGCGCTGTTCGACGGCGCGTGAGGCGCCGCCGCGGCGGGCATCCCGCTACACTCCACAATTCGTCTGAACAGGAGAAATGCATGCGATCGATGCTTCGTGGTGGCGCCATCGGCGCGATTCTGCTGCTCTCTGCCTGTGCCGGTGGTGGCAGCGGTACCAAGTCCACCGCAGCCGTGGACGACCTGTCCGATATTCCGCGCGTCGCCCCGCCGGGTGCGCTGAAAGACCCGACCAACGACGGTCTCAACGCCGTGCTGTGGACGCAGACCTCGGCGGAATACCGCGCGCTGGCGATGCAGGCGTTCAATCAGGCGGCGCGTACGCTCGCCATCGCCAAGGCTGACCCGACCTTCAGCGCGCTGCCTGAATCCGAGCAGGGCAAGATGCCGGCCGACGCTCCGCTCGCGATCATCACCGACATCGACGAGACCGTGCTCGACAACTCGGCCTTCAGTGTCGATCTGATCCAGAACCCGATCGACCCGGCGCTGCCGCCGGCCGAGGCGCGCAAGGCCTTCGAACAGCGCTGGAACGACTGGGTGGCCGAGCGTGAGGCATTGCCGATCCCGGGGGCGGTGGAGCTGCTTGCGGCAGCAGACAAGGCCGGCATCACCGTGTTCTACATCACCAACCGCAAGGACCCGGAGAAGACCGAAACCTGCAACAACCTGGTGCAGGCCAAGCTGCCGCTGAAGGACTGCGCGACGCAGGTGATCACCCGCAACGACGCCGAGGGCCGGACCAAGGACAAGGGCAGTCGCCGGCGGACGGTGGCGGCTACGCACCGCGTGGTGTTGGTGATGGGCGACAACCTCGGCGATTTCGCCGACGGCGTGTACACCCCGCGCGAAGAGCGCGACCGCATCGTCGACACGCATGCCAGCTGGTGGGGTGAACGCTGGATCGTGTTGCCGAACCCGATGTACGGCTCCTGGGAAGATGCGCTGGAAGCGGCGGCGACCGATGCAGTCAGCCCGACCCTTGGGGTCCAGATGCAGCGCCGCCGACTGGAGCGGGCACGTCAGATGCGCGGGGTCGACTGGTGGGCGCATCCCCAGCCAATCGATAAAAAGTGACTTTAATCAATGTGATAACGCAGAACAATTCATGTATTGCATAAGCTTGCGGCCTCAAGTTATTCTTCGTCCATAAGATTCCTCGAATAACGACGACAAACAACTCTAACAGCGCCCAAGCTTCCCCCTCCGGCGATCGCCGGTTCGATCAGATGGCTCGAAAGAGCCATCTGATTTTTTTTGTACCTCCGGGACTTGCCAACGCCACTGGTGATGCCCAACATGGCCGCCCCCCATCGGATCCAAGGACCCGCGATGAAACGCCTGCTTGCTCTGTTGTTGACCGCCATCGTCGGTCTGTCCGCCTGCAACAAGGAAGAGGAAGCTCCGGCAGCCAAGCTGGCTTCGGCGACAACGCCTACCGCGGCCGTGGAAGCCCAGATCGCGGCCCTGCGCAGCGGCGAGTTCTCGAGCGCGTTCCTGGCCTCGATGCCGCCCGACGTGGTCGAGCAGATGCGGGTCAAGTGGAAGGCCGAAATGGCCGAGCCGGCCTCGGACGAGGACCGCGCCAAGTATCAGGAAATGATGACCGAGCTCACCGCCCCCGGTGCCGAGGACGCGATCTACGCCAAGGTCGAGCCGGAACTGCTCAAGTTCCAGGAACAGGCAGCAATGCAGATGCCGATGTATGTCGGCATGGGCCGCGGCATCCTGGCTGCCGGCGTGCAGCAGCGCGAAGACTTGACCGCGGAACAGAAGACCCAGGCGATGGCCTCGATCGACGCCTTCGCGAAGTGGGCGGAAAGCGCGCAGTTCGCCGATCCGGCCAAGGCCAAGCAGGTCATCGGGCATGTTTGCAAGGCGGCGCGCGATCTCAAGCTCGGCAGCTTCGACGAAATGCGCGCGCTCAGTTTCGACGAGGCGATCCAGCGCGGCGACATCGTCTTCGTCGCGGTCAAGGACATCTTCGCGACCTACGGCTTCAAGATTGACGACGTGCTGGCAACAACCAAGGCCGAAGTGCTGTCGCAGGCCGGCGATACCGCCAAGATCAAGGTCACCTACACCATGTTCGAGACGCCGCTGAGCTTCGAATCGGAGATGGTCCAGCTCGACGGCCGTTGGTACGGCAAGGATGCGCTGGAAAGCCTGAAGAAGGATCTGGCGGAGCCGGAGACCGAGGAACCCGCGGTCGCCCAGGAAGGCGAGACGCCGGCCCAAGGCTGATCCTGGCCTGTCGTACGGACCGATGCACAGCGCGACCATGCCCGATCGCCCAGCCGTAGCCGGCAGCCTGCGCGGCCCGTGGTTCTGGAAGCTGCTGGGTGTGCTGGTGCGACCTTGGGTCGTGCTGCGCACCGAGCCGCCCGCCGCGGGCTCGGTGCTGGCCAAAGACAAGCCAGTCGTCTACCTGCTGGAGCGCTACGGCGCCATCAATGCGGTGATTCTGGAGGACGCCTGCCGTGCGCAGGGTCTGCCGGCACCGCTGATGCCGATGCCCGGCGGGCACTTGCCGAAGGCGCGGGCGGTGCTCGCACTCTCGCGCCGAGAGGGCCTGTTCTTCCGGCGCCCGCGCCAACGCACGCATTCGGCCGGGCTGGCTCAGGTGGTGCGGGCGGTGCAGGCCAACGCCGATCTCGACATCCAGGTCGTGCCGGTTTCGATCTTCGTCGGGCGCGCACCGCAGCGCGAGTCCGGCTGGTTCCGGGTCCTGTTCTCCGAGAACTGGGCCGTGGTCGGGCGCTTTCGCCGCATGCTGTCGCTGCTGCTGAATGGCCGCGACACCATCGTGCATTTCAGTACCGCGGTCAGCTTGCGTGACGTGGTCGCGGAAGGGCTCGACACCGAACGCACCGTGCGCAAGGCGAGCCGCGTCATGCGCGCGCATTTCCGGCGCCTGCGAGCGGCGGTCATCGGCCCGGACCTGTCGCATCGCCGCACCGTGATCGATGCTGCAATGAATGCCGAGGGCGTGCGTGCTGCGACCCTGGCGCTGGCCAGCAAGGAACGCATCACACTCGAGCAAGCCGAGGGTCGTGCCCGGTCTTTTGCCTGGGAGATTGCCGCCGACTACTCGCATTCGGCGGTGCGCTCGGCGTCGTTCCTGCTGACGACTTTCTGGAATCGGCTCTACGACGGCATCCGCACGCATCACTTCGATACCCTGAAGCAGGCCGCGCCGGGGCACGAAGTCATCTATGTGCCCTGCCATCGCAGCCACATCGATTACTTGCTGCTGTCCTACCTGCTGTATTCGAACGGCATCGTGCCGCCGCATATCGCGGCCGGCGTGAACCTGAACCTGCCGCTGATCGGTTCGCTGCTGCGCAAGGGCGGTGCGTTCTTCCTGCGCCGCAGCTTCCGTGCAAACGCGCTGTACTCGGCGGTGTTCTCGGAATACGTGACCCAGCTGTTCCAGCGCGGCGTGTCGATGGAGTACTTCATCGAGGGCGGCCGCAGTCGCACCGGCCGCCTGCTTGAACCGCGCGCCGGCATGCTGGCGATGACCGTCAAGAGCTTCCTGCGCGAATCGCGCCGCCCGGTCGTGTTCCAGCCGGTGTACATCGGCTATGAGCGCGTGCTCGAGGGCAAGTCCTACATCGGTGAGCTTTCCGGCAAGCAGAAGGAAAAGGAATCGGTGTTCGGCCTGCTGAAGTCGCTGAAGCTGCTGCGCGAGCGCTACGGCAAGGTCACGGTCAGCTTCGGCGAGCCGGTGTACCTGACGCAGCTGCTCGACGAGGCGGTAAGTGATTGGCGCGCGAGCGCGAAGGACGAGCGCCCGGAGTGGTTTGGCAGCGCGGTGGCGACGTTGGCCGAGCGCATTCTGGTCAACATCAACCGCGCCGCGGACGTGAATCCGGTCAACCTGCTCGCGACCGCGCTGCTCGGCACGCCCAAGCACGCGATGGCCGAGGACGACCTGAAGCGCCAGATCGCGTTGAGCCAGCGGCTGATCACGAGCGTGCCTTACTCCGATCGTGTGACCATGACCGAACTCGATGCCGCCGGCGTGATCGCCTACGGCGAGAAACTCGGCGTGATCGAACGCGTGAAGCATCCGCTTGGCGACGTCTTGCACAGCAGCGGCGATCAGGCGGTGCTGCTCAGCTACTTCCGCAACAACGTGCTGCACTTGTTCGCGACGCCGGCTTGGGTGGCGTGCTGCTTCCTCAACAATCGCCGGCTGCAGCGGGCGACGGTGCAGCGCCTCGGCCGCTTCATCTACCCGTTCATCCAGGGCGAGCTGTTCCTGCCGTGGAGCGAGGAACAATGGGTGGCGCGCATCGACGCGATGATCGGGCAGTTCGCGGCCGAGGGGCTGCTCGAGATCGAGGACGAGGGCAAGGCATTGCGGCGGCGCATCGGCCAGACCGACGAGGCCTATCAGTTGCGGGTGGTTGCCAACTCGCTGCTGCAGGCGTTCGAGCGTTACTACATCGCGCTGGCGCTGCTGGTGAAGTCCGGGCCCGGCGTACTCTCGACCGGCGAACTCGAGAGCCAGTGCCAGCTCACCGCGCAGCGCCTGTCGCTGCTGCACACGCAGGCAGCGCCAGAGTTCTTCGACAAATCCCTGTTCAAGGGATTCATCGCGACCATGCGCGAGCGCGGCGTGCTTGCGCTCGACGGCAACGCCAAGCTCACGTTCGGCGACGAAATGGTCGCGATGGCGCAGGACTCCAAGCTGATCCTCAGCCGCGAGCTGCGCCACTCCATCCTGAAGCTCGCCGGCTCCTCGCCGGACCGCAGCGAGATCACGCCGCCGCCGCAGTCGGCGTGAGTCCTACGCCGGCTCGTCCGGGATCAGCTTGTCGCTGTAGTAGGTGATCATGTCCTTGATGCGCAGCTTGCGCTTCTTCAGGCGCTTGAGCTGGATTTCATCGGCAGCGTTGTTTTCGGCCAGGTTGGCGATCGCGACGTCGAGGTCGCGGTGTTCGGTGCGCAGTTCCACCAGGCGACGGGCGATGAAGGCGGGGTCGAGCGATTCGGTCATGGCGTCACGCGCGGCGGGTGTCCGAGTGTAGCCTCCTGCTCCGCGGGCGGGAACGCTTCGGCGCCGCTAAACTGCGCGGCCCTCCGGAGGCGCGCCGATGAGCCTCGACCTGACCCGCAAAGACCCGTACGAACAGCAAAAGCTGCACAAGCGACTGCGCCGCCAGGTCGGTCAGGCAATCGCCGACTTCGACATGATCGAGGAAGGCGACAAGGTCATGGTCTGCCTCTCGGGCGGCAAGGACAGCTACACCCTGCTCGATCTGCTGATGCAGTTGCAGGAGAAGGCGCCGGTGCACTTCGAACTGGTCGTCGCGCACCTCGACCAGAAGCAGCCCGGCTACCTGCCCGAGGTGCTGCCCGGGTATCTGCGCTCCCGCGGTGTGCCGTTCACCATTCTGGAGCAGGACACCTACTCGGTGGTGAAGCGGGTGGTGCCTGCGGGCAAGACGCTGTGCGGCCTGTGTTCGCGCTTGCGGCGTGGTGCCCTGTACACGCACGCGGCCGAGACCGGTTGCAGCAAGATCGCGCTTGGTCACCATCGCGACGACATCGTCGAGACCCTGTTCCTGAATCTGTTCCACCAGGCCAAGCTTTCGGCGATGCCGCCGAAGCTGCGCTCGGATGATGGTCGCCACATCGTGATCCGCCCGCTCGCGTACTGTGCCGAGCGCGATATCGCCGCCTACGCCGCCGCGAAGCGGTTTCCGATCCTGCCCTGCAACCTCTGCGGCACGCAGGAAACCCTGCAGCGCAAGGCGATCAAGGCCATGCTCGCGGACTGGGAGCGCAAGACACCCGGACGCGTCGAAAATACTTTCCGCGCACTCGCCGCCGTCCACCCATCGCATCTTGCGGATCGCGACCTGTACGATTTTGCCGCGATCAGCACCGGCCGCGGCGCGCGCGCTGACCGGAGCGTCTGGCTGGGTGGGGATTCTCGCGAAGGCGACGCGGGCGGCGCCGTACCCGCGACGCCCGTGAGCGGGCTGGAGATCCTCGAGGCCTGAGCCGACTGCAACATCGCCTGACTTTTTTCCTCGTCGCCGGTCGGCGGCGAGCACGCTCATTGCTGGAGTAACGCCGCATGTTTTTCCGAAACCTGACCCTGTTCCGCTTTCCCGAAGGCATCGAGAAGCGCTTCCAGCAGCTCGACGCCCAACTCGCGGAGCACGAGCTTCGTCCCTGCGGCCCGCTCGAATTGCAGACCCGGGGCTGGGTCTCGCCGTACGGGCGCGGCGAGTCGATGTTGGCGCTGGAGCAGGGCAAACTGGCCCTGATGGCTTTGGGTGGCGAGGACAAGTTGCTGCCAACGGCGGTAATCAACCAGCATATTGCCGAGAAAGTCGATGAAATCGAAAAGCAGCGCGGCCGCCCGGTTGGCGCCCGGGAGCGCCGCAAGCTGAAGGACGATGCCCTCACCGAACTGTTGCCCCGTGCGCTGGCTCGACCGAGCCGTCTCGCCGGCTACCTCGATATCGCCCAGGGCTGGCTGGTCGTCGACAGCAGTTCGCGCAAGGCCGCGGAGGGTTTCGTCTCAGCCCTGCGCAACGCCATCGGCAGTTTTCCCGCCGTTGGTCTGGAACCCGAGGAATCGCCGCGAGCGCTCATGACGGAGTGGATGATCGAGGGTAAGCTCCCGGCAGGATTCGCACTCGGCGACGAATGCGAGCTGAAGGACCCGGCGGACCGTGGCGCCATCGTGCGCTGTCGACGCCAGGATCTGGCGGCCGACGAGATGCGCGAGCATCTCACCAGCGGCAAGCAGGTCACCCAGCTTGCACTCACGTTCGAGGAGCGGATGCGCTTCGTGCTCGACGACACGCTGACCGTGCGCAAGTTCAAGCTGCTCGATATCGCGGTGGAACAGCTCGACAAGGGCGACCGCGATTCGGCCAAGGCCGAACTGGACGCGCGTTTCGCGTTGATGAGTGGCGAGGTGGCGCGTCTGCTCGCCGCGATCGAAACCACGTTCGGCGTGCCACGGCCGCAGTCGCTCTGAGGCCAGGTTCGCCGACTCCGCGAGGTCGGCATGGCGCAGTTGTTGTCGGACATCGTCGAACTGGAAACGCCGAACGGGCGCACCGTGCGCGTGCGTGCGCAGACCAATCCGCGAGCGCGCCGACTGTCGCTCACCATCGGCGCCGGTGGGCCGCGGGTGTCAGCGCCTGCGGGCACGCATCCGGCCACTGTGCGCGCCTTCCTGCGCGAGCACGCCGGCTGGCTGCAGAAGAAACTTCGCGAACTCGAACTGACCGGGCGCAAGCTTGCGCCACCGGTGCCCGGGCGTACCGAGACGTTCACCTGGCGTGGTGTGCAACTGCCAGTGCTGTGGCAGCACGACCGCTTTCCGCGCATCCAGGTCGGCCCGGGAGGGCTCGACTTCGCGCTCGACCTGGCACACGACGACGCCCTGCGCATCAGCCAGCGCACCATGCGCGCCTTCCTGCTGCGCGAGATGCGGCGGGAAGTGGCGCGACTGTCGGCTTATTTCGCATTGAAAGTCGGCAAGCAGCCGAGCGCGCTGCGCTTCCAGCCGATGCGCACGCTGTGGGGCAGTCTCAGCGCCGACGGCCGCATGAACCTCGACCTGGCGCTGATGCTGGCACCGCCCGAGGCGCTGGAATACGTGGTTGTGCATGAGATGTCGCATCTGTGGGTGCGCAACCACGGGCCGCGCTTCTGGGCGCGCGTTGCCGCGGTCGATACCGACTTCGAGACCCAGCGCGATTGGCTCAATCGCCACGGCCATGCGGTGAAGCACGAGCTTTCGCGCTGGATTGGCGAAGACATGGATTGAGAACGGGGCCGCGTGCGCGACCCGGTCCGGGTGCGCTAGCCTTGCTCATCGCCTGCAACGGGAAACGACATGCGTGTGGATCTGCTGCTGCTGTTGCTTTGCATCCCGCTGGTGGTTCCGGCGCAGACACCGGACGAAGACGAGAAGCGCATCGAGGAGATCGTGCACGAGCGCTACGGGCCGACCCAGGCCGAGATCGACGCGCTCGCCGCCCAAGGCCTCGGTCCCGATGGCCAGCCGCTGATCGATCCCGTTACCGGGCTGCCGGTGGTGCCGGGCGACGACATGGTGCTGACGCCGGTGGCCGAACCGGTGGCCGCTGCGGCGCCCGCCGACGCCACCGTGGCCGATGCCGGGGCGCCGGTCGTGGAGTTGCCGCCGATCGGACCGATCCAGTTCGAAGACCTGAGCTTGCTGGTCGGTCAGTGGGTCAAACTCAGGACCTACAACGGCCGTGTCTGGCAAGGGCAGGTCAAGGCAGTCAAGGGCAACGAGGTCCAGATCAGTGTGGCCCAGCGCAGTGGCGGTGCGCTGATGACGCTGAAAAAGAATGCCATCGCCTCCCTGGAACGGATCTGAGGGTTTGCCATGCTGATGATCGCCACGGTTCTGCTGCTGGTACTCGCCGGTTGGGCCGGCATCATT comes from Lysobacterales bacterium and encodes:
- a CDS encoding DUF465 domain-containing protein codes for the protein MTESLDPAFIARRLVELRTEHRDLDVAIANLAENNAADEIQLKRLKKRKLRIKDMITYYSDKLIPDEPA
- the ttcA gene encoding tRNA 2-thiocytidine(32) synthetase TtcA codes for the protein MSLDLTRKDPYEQQKLHKRLRRQVGQAIADFDMIEEGDKVMVCLSGGKDSYTLLDLLMQLQEKAPVHFELVVAHLDQKQPGYLPEVLPGYLRSRGVPFTILEQDTYSVVKRVVPAGKTLCGLCSRLRRGALYTHAAETGCSKIALGHHRDDIVETLFLNLFHQAKLSAMPPKLRSDDGRHIVIRPLAYCAERDIAAYAAAKRFPILPCNLCGTQETLQRKAIKAMLADWERKTPGRVENTFRALAAVHPSHLADRDLYDFAAISTGRGARADRSVWLGGDSREGDAGGAVPATPVSGLEILEA
- the plsB gene encoding glycerol-3-phosphate 1-O-acyltransferase PlsB encodes the protein MPDRPAVAGSLRGPWFWKLLGVLVRPWVVLRTEPPAAGSVLAKDKPVVYLLERYGAINAVILEDACRAQGLPAPLMPMPGGHLPKARAVLALSRREGLFFRRPRQRTHSAGLAQVVRAVQANADLDIQVVPVSIFVGRAPQRESGWFRVLFSENWAVVGRFRRMLSLLLNGRDTIVHFSTAVSLRDVVAEGLDTERTVRKASRVMRAHFRRLRAAVIGPDLSHRRTVIDAAMNAEGVRAATLALASKERITLEQAEGRARSFAWEIAADYSHSAVRSASFLLTTFWNRLYDGIRTHHFDTLKQAAPGHEVIYVPCHRSHIDYLLLSYLLYSNGIVPPHIAAGVNLNLPLIGSLLRKGGAFFLRRSFRANALYSAVFSEYVTQLFQRGVSMEYFIEGGRSRTGRLLEPRAGMLAMTVKSFLRESRRPVVFQPVYIGYERVLEGKSYIGELSGKQKEKESVFGLLKSLKLLRERYGKVTVSFGEPVYLTQLLDEAVSDWRASAKDERPEWFGSAVATLAERILVNINRAADVNPVNLLATALLGTPKHAMAEDDLKRQIALSQRLITSVPYSDRVTMTELDAAGVIAYGEKLGVIERVKHPLGDVLHSSGDQAVLLSYFRNNVLHLFATPAWVACCFLNNRRLQRATVQRLGRFIYPFIQGELFLPWSEEQWVARIDAMIGQFAAEGLLEIEDEGKALRRRIGQTDEAYQLRVVANSLLQAFERYYIALALLVKSGPGVLSTGELESQCQLTAQRLSLLHTQAAPEFFDKSLFKGFIATMRERGVLALDGNAKLTFGDEMVAMAQDSKLILSRELRHSILKLAGSSPDRSEITPPPQSA
- a CDS encoding UvrD-helicase domain-containing protein, translating into MSLNPAQREAVAGCDGPMLVLAGAGSGKTRVIVEKIAHLLRNGHRPEGIAAITFTNKAAREMRERVGKLISREASEALQVSTFHALGLRILQQEANHVGLRRGFSILDAEDAFALVKDLAPAGLKPDALELLRGLIGKAKDNGLDPDEALAAARSPRELEAAELYAAYTRRLRNFNALDFDDLIFLPERLFANNDEVRTRWQQKLSYLLVDEYQDTNRAQYRLLKHLVGARGRFTAVGDDDQSIYAWRGANPENLNELARDYPQLKLVKLEQNYRCSGRILRAANAVIANNAHLFEKKLWSAHGEGESLRILQCKDETHEAERIAAEIAHLQQTRKTPWSDFAILYRGNFQSRAFEQALRLLRVPYHVSGGTAFFDRAEVRDLLAYLRVLVNPDDDSAFLRIVQTPKRDIGTGTLEKLAQLAGSRGLSLSRAAESMEIHKQLAARPASALASFAEQIKRWRISATSLDAAALCEKLIQESGYAQHLESTVKDPAARARRHANLQELIDFLKANGKGRDALGDLAAQLALLGNLDRDDNGNAVRLSTLHASKGLEFRHVWLVGLEDGTLPHEGAINEGRLDEERRLFYVAITRAKDTLTLSHAAHKQRYGELVAQKPSRFLDELPAADVVREGDDPVRDQIEKRARGSAHLARLAALFDGA
- a CDS encoding thymidine kinase, producing MAKLYFYYSAMNAGKTTTLLQSAHNYHERGMRTLILTPKLDDRYGRGVVQSRIGLKANGVIFERDDDLLTLVRGDLEAYGPLHCVLVDEAQFLSKAQVWQLTEVVDQLNIPTLSYGLRTDFQGELFEGSQYLLAWADSISEIKTICHTGRKATMVVRVDEHGRALTQGAQVEIGGNDRYVSVSRAEFKRVFRGEAEIPLKQTELPLSS
- the rpoH gene encoding RNA polymerase sigma factor RpoH, with translation MSQALTTSNFPIPSAIGSLDAYIGAVNRVPMLDVTEEQDLAWRVRLDNDVDAAKALIMAHLRFVVHVARGYQGYGLGIADLIQEGNIGLMKAVKRFDPEQGVRLVSFAVHWIKAEMHEFILKNWRIVKVATTKAQRKLFFNLRKSKKRLGWLNNEEVNTVARELKVEPSDVREMESRLNGRDIGFDAPANEDDEHARPSPVAFLADHSLSPDEALLAQDSGDHQLDLLRDGLDQLDQRSRDIVNRRWLADNKATLQELADEYGVSAERIRQVEANAFKKIRALFVA